One Bacillota bacterium genomic window carries:
- a CDS encoding IclR family transcriptional regulator yields the protein MTTTERGKNGHIHSVHKAMALLKLFSERQPELSLAKISELLGIPKSTAHGIAKTLEECRVLQRDPVSDNYRLGAVAFQLGYIARSNIDLSRHALPLMENLLDETQQIIYLAIPYEGLVLYIEALYPPRRKVRYSVAGRTAYMHCTGLGKAMLSQMSVEEVDSVIERHGLVRLTDNTIVERESLLEELRLSRSRGYAIDARESDPMIACVAVPFRTMSGQIGGAVSVSGPYSVFTDQFISDCVERLAHVSSELSRRVSRLPF from the coding sequence GTGACGACTACCGAACGAGGGAAGAATGGACATATTCACTCCGTGCACAAGGCCATGGCTCTCCTCAAGCTCTTCTCCGAGCGACAGCCTGAGCTCAGCCTTGCGAAGATCTCCGAACTCCTTGGGATCCCCAAGAGCACTGCCCACGGCATTGCGAAGACTCTGGAAGAGTGCAGGGTGCTGCAGCGGGACCCAGTGAGCGACAACTACAGGCTGGGGGCGGTGGCGTTTCAGCTCGGGTACATAGCCCGGTCGAATATCGATCTATCGCGGCACGCGCTTCCGCTCATGGAAAACCTCCTCGACGAGACTCAACAGATCATATACCTTGCGATCCCATATGAGGGCCTGGTCTTATACATCGAAGCCCTCTATCCTCCCCGCCGGAAGGTGCGATATTCGGTGGCCGGGCGCACGGCCTACATGCACTGCACGGGCCTCGGCAAGGCTATGCTCTCCCAAATGAGCGTGGAAGAAGTGGACTCCGTGATCGAAAGGCATGGGCTTGTGAGACTTACGGACAACACCATCGTCGAGAGGGAGTCCCTGCTCGAGGAGCTAAGGCTCAGCCGGAGCCGCGGGTATGCCATCGACGCGCGCGAGAGCGACCCCATGATAGCGTGCGTCGCAGTTCCGTTCAGGACGATGTCTGGCCAGATCGGAGGCGCTGTGAGCGTCAGCGGGCCATACAGCGTTTTCACGGATCAGTTCATCAGTGATTGCGTCGAGAGGCTGGCCCATGTAAGCAGCGAACTGTCGAGGCGGGTCTCGAGGCTCCCCTTCTGA
- a CDS encoding sialic acid TRAP transporter substrate-binding protein SiaP: protein MKILKLVTAVLILAVVFPIAVDAQNAPKFTLKFATVASPAQPQTKAMYKFAEVVSELSGGNIKVDVFHSGQLADQKTQVLGTMRGSIDMCDASPTWFGDIVPYPEITVLEAAYAYRDLNHLYQVVNGPIGKKYWEELRKRSGLVVLDTWYLGTRQLNLRKSVGPVKTPADMKNVKLRMPGSEAWMDVGRGLGANPTPLGFNEVYLALKTGTIDGQDNPLPTDDANKFYEVTHYIVLTDHQMTIINPTINEKVWNKMPAEYKEYMLRALEVARNYCNQMVLEEEAKLLSKFQNQYGMEIIIPDKEAFMENMKQVYKKNEKIWGPGTYEMIQNVGKELYKAN from the coding sequence ATGAAGATTTTGAAACTCGTGACGGCTGTCCTGATTCTGGCTGTGGTGTTCCCGATAGCTGTGGATGCGCAGAATGCCCCGAAATTCACGCTGAAGTTTGCCACCGTGGCGTCGCCTGCACAGCCCCAGACCAAGGCCATGTACAAGTTTGCGGAGGTCGTGAGTGAGCTTTCGGGAGGCAATATCAAGGTCGACGTGTTTCACTCCGGTCAGCTGGCCGACCAGAAGACCCAGGTCCTGGGCACCATGAGGGGCAGCATCGACATGTGTGATGCCTCCCCGACGTGGTTTGGCGACATCGTGCCGTATCCGGAGATCACCGTGCTTGAGGCGGCTTACGCTTACAGAGATCTCAATCATCTCTATCAGGTGGTCAACGGCCCCATCGGCAAGAAGTACTGGGAGGAGCTGCGCAAGAGGTCCGGCCTTGTGGTGCTGGATACCTGGTATCTCGGCACCAGGCAGCTCAATCTCAGGAAGTCGGTGGGCCCGGTGAAGACCCCCGCTGACATGAAGAACGTGAAGCTGCGGATGCCCGGCTCCGAGGCCTGGATGGACGTAGGCCGCGGCCTTGGCGCCAACCCAACCCCACTGGGCTTCAACGAGGTGTACCTTGCTCTGAAAACCGGCACCATAGATGGCCAGGACAATCCGCTTCCCACCGATGATGCCAACAAGTTTTACGAGGTCACCCACTATATAGTGCTGACCGATCATCAGATGACGATCATCAACCCGACCATCAACGAGAAGGTCTGGAACAAGATGCCCGCCGAGTACAAGGAATACATGCTCCGTGCTCTCGAGGTGGCACGCAACTACTGCAACCAGATGGTGCTCGAGGAGGAGGCCAAGCTCCTTTCCAAGTTCCAGAACCAGTATGGTATGGAGATCATCATTCCGGACAAGGAAGCCTTCATGGAGAACATGAAGCAGGTGTACAAGAAGAACGAGAAGATCTGGGGTCCTGGTACGTATGAAATGATCCAGAACGTCGGCAAGGAGCTCTATAAGGCCAACTAG
- a CDS encoding TRAP transporter small permease has translation MEKRVESGLPPAASPAREPLRVLTKLWGAALFLLEELIPAVTLAVTVLAIMVQVFYRYVLDTPLEWPFELSIYAFVWTLYLGAARATRTREHIKLDIVYNAMPAKARKFLDVFFNAIVVVIFIAALGPIWEYLLFSYRIKTVALRLPWTTVFGVFPVFMILVIVHSIGHIVRDARTLLGRDGS, from the coding sequence ATGGAAAAGCGAGTTGAATCGGGGCTCCCACCGGCAGCCAGCCCCGCCAGGGAGCCGCTCCGTGTGCTGACGAAGCTGTGGGGCGCGGCACTGTTTCTGCTCGAGGAGCTTATCCCTGCCGTAACGCTTGCCGTGACGGTCCTTGCGATAATGGTGCAGGTCTTCTACCGTTACGTGCTCGATACCCCTCTCGAGTGGCCGTTTGAGCTGTCCATCTACGCTTTTGTGTGGACGCTCTATCTGGGGGCCGCCCGCGCCACGCGCACACGGGAGCATATCAAGCTAGATATCGTGTACAACGCCATGCCAGCAAAGGCCAGGAAGTTTCTTGACGTCTTTTTCAATGCTATCGTCGTGGTGATATTCATTGCAGCCCTGGGGCCGATCTGGGAGTATCTCCTTTTCTCATACCGGATCAAGACAGTGGCTTTGAGACTTCCGTGGACCACGGTCTTCGGGGTGTTTCCAGTATTTATGATACTGGTGATAGTCCATAGCATCGGCCACATCGTGAGAGATGCGAGGACACTCTTGGGCAGGGACGGTTCGTGA